One segment of Colius striatus isolate bColStr4 chromosome 11, bColStr4.1.hap1, whole genome shotgun sequence DNA contains the following:
- the LOC133626375 gene encoding UPF0598 protein C8orf82 homolog, translating to MGEPFIYYEADSEHLPEPPHPRGCGTLPARGPGAFLDDTKVKNFITCFKDVTFLTFFFTRLERNRSGRYEREFPFVSRCGAERNLLRCEHRPIVFTRLLPPDASSSASSCSRRAVLSFCGGGERLAVPFRPEALVMLPENGRLYHPAPGRAGGAGPVRSALALEWGSRLEYEQGPEQPPTHFWWEGKRYRLTGELVQLLRGGEGAGEAESGGAAGRG from the exons atgggggag ccttttatttattatgaagCCGACTCCGAGCATCTCCCcgagcccccccacccccgcggCTGTGGGACCCTCCCCGCGCGTGGGCCGGGGGC tttcctggatgacaccaaagtgaagAACTTCATCACTTGCTTCAAAG ACGTGACCTTCCTCACGTTCTTCTTCACGCGGCTGGAGCGGAACCGCAGCGGCCGCTACGAGCGCGAATTCCCGTTCGTGTCCCGCTGCGGCGCGGAGCGCAACCTCCTGCGCTGCGAGCACAGACCCATCGTCTTCACCCGCCTCCTGCCCCCGGacgcctcctcctcagcctcctcctgctcccgccGCGCCGTGCTGTCGTtctgcggcggcggggagcggctggCCGTGCCGTTCCGGCCCGAGGCGCTGGTAATGCTGCCGGAGAACGGGCGCTTGTACCacccggcgccgggccgggcggggggcgcggggccggtgcgCTCGGCGCTGGCTCTGGAGTGGGGGTCCCGCTTGGAGTACGAGCAGGGGCCGGAGCAGCCCCCGACTCACTtttggtgggaggggaagaggtatcGGCTCACGGGGGAGCTGGTGCagctgctgcggggaggggaaggggcgggggaggCGGAGAGCGGCGGagccgcggggcgggggtga